A single region of the Candidatus Protochlamydia amoebophila UWE25 genome encodes:
- the mtaB gene encoding tRNA (N(6)-L-threonylcarbamoyladenosine(37)-C(2))-methylthiotransferase MtaB has product MENETNKFKIITLGCRTNQYESQAYQNQLLRMGYQEAKEGEKADICIVNTCTVTESADSSSRHAIRQLARENQGTQLLVAGCFAERQPEVIQKIDGVTHVIPNREKEQLLARLFPKENLPEFSITQFDSHTRAFIKVQDGCNSFCTYCIIPYVRGRSRSRSVEEVLEEAKALISNGYKEIVLTGINIGDFDGKVAKGETPVRLSELVRMVDQLPGLERLRLSSIDPDEVDDELSDAILNGKHTCHSMHIVLQSGSNVILKRMNRKYTRQIFLDTIDKLKAAHSDFTFTTDIIVGFPGETDLDFQDTIEVMKHVKFAKVHMFPYSDRPRTRSNLMPNKVSPEMIRMRKQEILRVAEQTAYKLREGYLNRRMKILTESIDEARPGEIHGHTENFLSVWIQDEGIQSNKIVEVELVANTPAGLIGKPCLNPFKLYQP; this is encoded by the coding sequence ATGGAAAACGAAACTAATAAATTTAAAATTATAACTTTAGGTTGTCGGACAAATCAGTATGAGTCACAAGCCTATCAAAATCAATTGCTGAGGATGGGATATCAGGAAGCTAAAGAAGGTGAAAAAGCTGACATCTGTATTGTCAATACATGCACGGTTACGGAATCTGCAGATAGTAGTAGTCGACATGCTATTAGGCAATTAGCAAGAGAGAACCAAGGAACGCAACTGTTAGTGGCTGGATGTTTTGCCGAAAGGCAACCAGAAGTCATTCAGAAGATAGATGGGGTCACGCATGTCATTCCCAATCGGGAAAAAGAACAGTTGCTGGCTCGTTTATTCCCTAAAGAAAATCTCCCTGAATTTTCAATCACTCAATTTGATTCGCATACAAGGGCTTTTATTAAAGTGCAAGATGGCTGTAATTCTTTTTGTACTTATTGTATTATTCCTTATGTAAGAGGGCGTTCTCGTTCAAGAAGTGTGGAAGAAGTTCTCGAAGAAGCAAAAGCATTGATTTCGAATGGATATAAAGAAATTGTTTTAACAGGAATTAACATTGGTGATTTTGATGGAAAAGTTGCTAAAGGGGAAACTCCTGTTAGACTATCCGAACTTGTTCGAATGGTGGATCAATTGCCTGGTTTAGAGCGCCTTCGCTTATCTTCAATAGACCCTGACGAGGTAGATGATGAATTAAGTGACGCCATTCTAAATGGGAAGCATACATGTCATTCGATGCACATCGTTTTGCAATCAGGATCGAATGTCATTTTAAAACGTATGAATCGCAAATATACAAGGCAAATTTTTTTAGATACTATTGATAAATTAAAAGCGGCTCACTCCGATTTTACTTTTACGACAGATATTATCGTGGGTTTTCCAGGAGAGACAGATTTAGACTTTCAAGATACGATAGAAGTTATGAAGCATGTTAAATTTGCTAAAGTGCATATGTTTCCTTACAGTGATCGACCTCGCACACGCTCGAATCTGATGCCAAACAAAGTTTCACCTGAAATGATACGGATGCGCAAACAGGAAATTTTACGCGTTGCAGAGCAAACTGCTTACAAGTTGCGAGAAGGTTATCTCAATCGACGCATGAAGATTTTAACGGAAAGCATAGATGAAGCAAGGCCTGGCGAAATTCACGGGCATACAGAGAATTTCTTAAGTGTATGGATTCAGGATGAAGGCATTCAATCTAATAAGATTGTTGAAGTAGAGCTCGTAGCTAATACACCTGCAGGGCTAATTGGAAAGCCATGTCTAAATCCTTTCAAATTATACCAACCTTAG